A single Pararhodobacter sp. DNA region contains:
- a CDS encoding CopG family transcriptional regulator, with product MSRYRLNLFIHPEHAKRLDELAAKKGVSKSSIVAAALASWLSPDAGDQREAAMARRLDRLSRQFERLERDQNIQIETLALFVRYYLMVNTPIPEVHQDVARAQGKARFEQFVEQLGRHLLRGRSLVRDVVEELHPESVNMDEMAPRAEARERVS from the coding sequence ATGAGTCGCTATCGCCTGAATCTTTTTATTCATCCTGAGCACGCCAAGCGCTTGGATGAACTGGCCGCCAAGAAAGGTGTATCCAAGTCGTCCATCGTGGCGGCGGCGCTGGCGTCCTGGCTATCGCCCGATGCCGGCGACCAGCGCGAAGCGGCGATGGCCAGGCGGTTGGACCGGCTCTCGCGCCAGTTCGAGCGCCTGGAGCGCGACCAGAACATTCAGATCGAGACGCTGGCGCTCTTCGTGCGCTACTACCTGATGGTCAACACGCCGATTCCCGAAGTTCATCAGGACGTCGCCCGCGCGCAGGGTAAGGCACGTTTCGAGCAATTCGTCGAACAGCTTGGCCGCCACCTGCTGCGCGGTCGCAGCCTGGTGCGTGACGTGGTGGAGGAGCTGCACCCCGAGTCCGTGAACATGGATGAAATGGCGCCTCGGGCTGAGGCGAGGGAGCGTGTCTCATGA
- a CDS encoding response regulator translates to MSTARILLVEDDANIRRFVRAALQDEGFEVFEAETSKRALIEVSTRQPDLVIVDLGLPDEDGKVFIAQVRSWSALPVMVLSAREREEEKVAALDAGADDYLVKPFGVPELLARVRAQLRRRAQADAASGASTVMFGEISVDLASYEVQKRGDVVHLTPIEFRLLSALIRGQGRVLTHRQLLHEVWGPAYVDRAHYLRVHMANLRHKLEDDPTQPEHLITELQVGYRLAGL, encoded by the coding sequence ATGAGCACAGCACGCATTCTTCTAGTCGAAGACGACGCCAATATCCGGCGCTTTGTGCGAGCGGCACTGCAGGACGAAGGCTTCGAGGTGTTCGAGGCCGAAACCAGCAAACGTGCACTCATCGAGGTATCCACCCGGCAGCCCGACCTGGTCATCGTCGACCTTGGCCTGCCCGACGAGGACGGCAAGGTTTTTATCGCACAAGTGCGTAGCTGGTCTGCATTACCTGTCATGGTGCTGTCCGCGCGTGAGCGCGAAGAGGAAAAGGTCGCTGCCCTGGATGCTGGCGCCGACGATTATCTGGTCAAACCGTTCGGAGTACCCGAACTCCTCGCACGGGTACGCGCGCAACTGCGGCGACGCGCACAAGCCGACGCCGCGTCGGGCGCAAGCACGGTGATGTTCGGTGAAATCAGCGTGGATCTTGCCAGCTACGAAGTCCAAAAGCGCGGCGACGTCGTCCACCTGACGCCCATTGAATTCCGCTTGCTGTCAGCGCTGATCCGCGGCCAGGGTCGTGTTCTTACGCATCGCCAGTTACTACACGAAGTGTGGGGACCGGCATACGTCGATCGAGCTCATTACTTGCGCGTACACATGGCCAACCTGCGCCACAAGCTCGAGGATGATCCAACGCAACCTGAGCACCTGATCACTGAGTTACAGGTGGGTTACCGACTGGCCGGGTTGTGA
- a CDS encoding VirB3 family type IV secretion system protein: protein MNANNEGAPSFAPGFEIPLHRSLTEPILMGGAPRTVAIANGTLAAAVGLGLQLWIPGVVLWIVGHSLAVWGARVDPQFMQVFARHIKHKTLLDV from the coding sequence ATGAACGCGAACAACGAAGGCGCGCCCAGCTTCGCCCCAGGCTTTGAGATTCCTCTGCATCGTTCGCTTACCGAGCCGATTCTGATGGGCGGCGCACCGCGCACTGTAGCGATTGCCAACGGCACGCTGGCTGCTGCCGTGGGGCTGGGCCTGCAACTGTGGATTCCGGGCGTGGTGCTGTGGATCGTCGGCCATTCGCTTGCCGTATGGGGCGCGCGTGTTGATCCGCAATTCATGCAGGTTTTCGCACGCCATATCAAGCACAAGACGCTGCTGGACGTGTGA
- a CDS encoding conjugal transfer protein TraG: MQGTNVLFGQIAVVFGIVIAGVWGATQWTAAALGYQPRLGAPWFGFLDTPIYHPWRLFEWWFFFDAYAPEVFNAGGMMAGGSALIAVVVAIGMSIWRSRQARLVTTYGSARWADSSDIRKAGLTEPTGVFLGLYEKQYLRHEGPEHVLAFAPTRSGKGVGLVVPTLLSWPASAVIHDIKGENWQITAGWRARFSHCLLFNPTDSRSAGYNPLLEVRRGEHEVRDVQNIADILVDPEGALEKRNHWEKTSHALLVGAILHVLYAGKDKTLRGVANFLSDPACPFELTLHRMMTTTHLGTGGESGRPHPVVASAAREVLNKSDNERSGVLSTAMSFLGLYRDPTVAEVTSRCDWRIADLIASDHPVSLYLVVPPSDISRTKPLIRLILNQIGRRLTESLDGSDGIERRHKLLLMLDEFPALGRLDFFETTLAFMAGYGIRSFLISQSLNQIDKAYGQNHSILDNCHVRVTFATNDERTAKRISETLGTATELRAQRNYAGHRLAPWLGHLMVSRQETARPLLTPGEVMQLPPDEAVVMVGSSPPIKAKKLRYYADANFSQRVLPPLALAAERYADAPPARPDDWSALAIPAVPAAADAMENHGTGGTADDGGPRRQPELAESVSYVPEPVYPASDLSLLDDDDPQPMLPSQLDPALQRVARMASLDLDDGIQL, from the coding sequence ATGCAAGGGACGAACGTGCTGTTCGGGCAGATCGCCGTCGTATTCGGCATCGTAATAGCGGGAGTGTGGGGCGCCACACAATGGACGGCCGCCGCCTTGGGCTATCAGCCACGCCTGGGGGCGCCCTGGTTTGGTTTTCTCGACACACCGATTTACCACCCCTGGCGACTGTTCGAGTGGTGGTTCTTTTTCGATGCCTATGCCCCAGAGGTGTTCAACGCCGGGGGCATGATGGCTGGAGGCAGTGCCCTGATCGCCGTGGTGGTCGCCATTGGCATGTCAATCTGGCGTTCGCGCCAGGCGCGGCTGGTCACCACCTACGGCTCGGCACGCTGGGCCGACAGTAGCGATATCCGCAAGGCGGGGCTGACTGAGCCCACGGGCGTCTTCCTTGGTCTATACGAGAAACAGTACCTGCGTCACGAAGGGCCGGAACACGTCCTGGCCTTCGCACCCACGCGCTCGGGCAAGGGCGTGGGCCTGGTGGTGCCCACCTTGCTGTCCTGGCCGGCATCTGCCGTTATCCACGACATCAAGGGCGAGAACTGGCAGATCACTGCGGGCTGGCGTGCACGCTTCTCGCACTGCCTGCTGTTCAACCCCACCGATAGCCGCTCGGCGGGCTACAACCCGTTGCTGGAGGTGCGCCGGGGCGAGCATGAAGTGCGCGATGTGCAGAACATCGCCGATATCCTAGTTGACCCAGAGGGTGCGCTGGAGAAGCGTAATCACTGGGAAAAGACCAGTCACGCGCTGCTGGTCGGGGCCATCTTGCATGTGCTCTATGCGGGTAAAGACAAGACGCTGCGCGGTGTGGCGAACTTTTTGTCCGACCCGGCGTGTCCGTTTGAATTAACACTGCATCGGATGATGACGACCACACATCTGGGCACAGGCGGGGAAAGTGGCAGGCCGCATCCCGTAGTGGCCTCTGCCGCCCGTGAAGTACTGAACAAGTCGGACAATGAGCGCTCGGGCGTGCTGTCCACCGCCATGTCGTTCCTGGGTCTGTACCGCGACCCCACGGTGGCCGAAGTCACGTCGCGCTGCGATTGGCGTATCGCCGACCTGATCGCATCCGACCATCCGGTATCGCTGTACCTGGTCGTACCGCCCTCGGACATTTCACGGACGAAACCGCTGATCCGCTTGATTCTCAACCAGATCGGCAGGCGGCTCACCGAATCGCTGGACGGTTCCGACGGTATCGAGCGCCGCCACAAGCTGCTGCTAATGCTCGATGAGTTCCCGGCGCTGGGCCGCCTCGACTTCTTTGAGACGACGTTGGCCTTCATGGCTGGCTACGGTATCCGCAGCTTTCTGATCTCGCAGTCGCTCAACCAAATCGACAAAGCCTATGGCCAGAACCATTCGATTCTGGATAACTGCCATGTTCGCGTGACGTTTGCCACCAACGACGAACGCACGGCCAAGCGGATTTCCGAAACCCTGGGTACGGCCACCGAACTGCGGGCGCAGCGCAATTATGCCGGCCACCGACTCGCGCCCTGGCTGGGGCACCTCATGGTGTCGCGCCAGGAAACGGCGCGGCCGCTTCTGACCCCCGGCGAGGTCATGCAACTTCCGCCGGATGAGGCCGTGGTGATGGTGGGAAGTAGTCCGCCGATCAAGGCCAAGAAACTGCGCTATTACGCGGATGCCAATTTTTCGCAGCGGGTGTTGCCGCCGCTCGCGCTTGCCGCCGAGCGCTATGCGGATGCGCCGCCAGCCCGTCCTGACGACTGGAGCGCGCTGGCGATTCCGGCTGTTCCAGCTGCTGCCGACGCGATGGAAAACCATGGCACAGGTGGCACGGCTGATGATGGCGGCCCGCGTCGCCAGCCCGAACTTGCGGAAAGCGTCTCCTATGTCCCCGAACCCGTCTACCCGGCCAGTGATCTGTCACTGCTGGATGACGACGATCCGCAGCCCATGCTGCCCAGCCAGCTTGACCCCGCCTTGCAGCGCGTGGCGCGCATGGCCTCTCTCGACCTTGATGACGGAATCCAGCTATGA
- a CDS encoding TrbC/VirB2 family protein produces the protein MTLVDAFRISVVPLSIVKCLRRLAHPALLGLLLTVLLMLVASAAQAAGSSMPWEGPLQSILESIQGPVARIVAVIIIIATGLALAFGDTSGGFRKLIQIVFGLSIAFAASSFFLSFFSFSGGAVV, from the coding sequence ATGACGCTTGTTGATGCCTTCCGTATTTCCGTCGTTCCGCTTTCCATTGTGAAGTGCCTACGCCGTCTTGCCCACCCAGCGCTGCTAGGGCTGCTGCTGACCGTGCTGTTGATGCTGGTGGCGAGCGCGGCGCAGGCCGCCGGTTCCTCCATGCCCTGGGAGGGGCCGCTGCAATCCATTCTCGAATCTATTCAGGGGCCGGTGGCGCGCATCGTCGCGGTCATCATCATTATTGCCACCGGCCTGGCGCTCGCCTTTGGCGACACCAGCGGCGGCTTTCGCAAGTTGATTCAGATTGTTTTTGGCCTGTCCATCGCGTTCGCTGCGTCCTCCTTCTTCCTGTCGTTCTTCAGTTTCTCCGGTGGGGCCGTCGTATGA
- a CDS encoding LysR family transcriptional regulator: MELRHLRCFLAVAEELHFARAAERLHIEQSPLSRAIKELEQELGVMLFARTTRNTRLTRAGKLFLEHVPRVFTALQQARGSVSAAANGFRGQLRIALSDGITPSRLSSLLAMCRQDEPEVDIRLFEVPLLQQIKGLHDDLYDIGFAQSDEVGDGIVVTPAWSDALMVAVPARHPLLTHKRIPLKDVLRYPLVLCDPRACEGFARQVERVLRKVDMEPMVAERVASCDLMMTLVSAGFALGLADAEHISASREVGVVARPLAGRSPPITTYLLYPGNEPSETLSRFISRVRAIDDSGNGKLAQLTPIDSMEVIEP, encoded by the coding sequence GTGGAACTTCGTCATCTGCGGTGTTTCTTGGCTGTCGCTGAAGAACTTCACTTCGCTCGTGCGGCCGAACGACTGCATATTGAACAGTCGCCGCTGTCGCGAGCCATCAAGGAACTGGAACAAGAGTTGGGCGTGATGCTATTTGCACGCACCACACGAAACACACGATTGACCCGGGCGGGCAAGCTGTTCCTGGAACACGTGCCGCGTGTTTTCACCGCCTTGCAACAAGCCCGGGGCAGCGTCTCAGCGGCGGCGAATGGTTTTCGCGGCCAACTACGCATTGCCCTGTCGGACGGCATCACGCCGTCACGCCTGTCTTCCCTGCTGGCTATGTGCCGCCAGGACGAACCAGAAGTCGATATCCGGCTGTTTGAGGTGCCGCTGCTACAACAGATCAAGGGGCTGCATGATGATCTGTATGATATTGGCTTTGCCCAGTCCGACGAAGTCGGAGACGGTATTGTCGTCACGCCGGCTTGGAGCGACGCGCTCATGGTGGCAGTACCTGCGCGACATCCTCTGCTGACCCACAAACGCATCCCTTTGAAAGATGTGCTGCGTTATCCCTTGGTACTCTGTGATCCTCGGGCATGCGAAGGCTTTGCTAGGCAGGTTGAGCGCGTGTTACGCAAGGTGGACATGGAGCCCATGGTCGCGGAGCGAGTGGCATCATGCGACTTGATGATGACCTTGGTATCAGCGGGCTTCGCCTTGGGGCTGGCCGATGCCGAGCATATTAGTGCTAGCCGCGAGGTGGGCGTGGTAGCACGCCCGCTCGCCGGACGTTCGCCGCCGATTACGACCTACCTGCTGTATCCGGGTAATGAACCATCTGAAACCCTGTCTCGATTCATCAGCCGGGTACGGGCCATCGATGACTCGGGAAATGGCAAACTTGCGCAACTGACTCCTATCGACAGCATGGAGGTCATCGAGCCGTGA
- the trbE gene encoding conjugal transfer protein TrbE, whose amino-acid sequence MLNLAEYRQRPALLADWLPWAGLIAPGVVLNKDGSFQRTARFRGPDLDSATQGELIATSARLNNALRRLGSGWALFIEAERRPAADYPHSDFPEALSWLIDQERRAAFEETSNHFESSYHLTLAFLPPEESRTRAAGMLYENRPSDGVNWRERLAAFIAETDRVFDLLDGVMPEISWLDDAQTLTYLHSTISTRRYRIGVPEVPFHLDALLTDSALVGGLTPTLGDTHLRVVSVRGFPTSTWPGILDDLNRLGFAYRWSTRFLCMDKAEAEKELRRLRRQWFAKRKNVVALLRETIFQQESPLVDTDASNKAADADAALQELGSDQVAFGYVTTTVTVLDADPAVADEKLRMVERVIQGRGFVTIPETLNAVDAWLSSIPGNAYANVRQPIVSTLNLAHMMPVSAVWAGPQKNDHLDGPPLIVTRTEGATPFRLVTHIGDVGHTLVAGPTGMGKSVLLAVLVQQFRRYHGSRIFAFDMGRSMRATILGLGGEHYDLGADGGIAFQPLARINREGYRTWAAEWIEGRLQHEGMAVSPDDKAAIWSALGSLAGAPVEQRTLTGFSVLLQSNTLRQALAPYVLGGAHGKLLDADHDRLGMADVQGFEMEELMHSPAAVQAVLRYLFARFDERFDGAPTLLILDEAWLFLDEPSFAARIRQWLKTLRKKNVSVIFATQSLADIKDSSIASAIIESCASRIFLPNPQATEPQIRTIYEGFGLNSRQIEIVATAQPKRDYYYQSRLGNRLFDLDLGPATLAFAGASTPQDQRDIDRILLEAGVSGFTGAWLRHRGLDWAADLLPNFSGFVPSVTAVSSHLQETLP is encoded by the coding sequence ATGCTGAACCTTGCGGAATATCGCCAGCGTCCCGCCTTGTTGGCCGACTGGCTGCCTTGGGCCGGGTTGATTGCGCCCGGCGTGGTGCTGAACAAGGATGGATCGTTTCAGCGCACGGCGCGCTTTCGCGGGCCGGATCTGGATAGCGCCACCCAAGGCGAGCTGATCGCCACGTCGGCACGCTTGAATAATGCGCTACGCCGCCTTGGATCCGGCTGGGCGCTGTTCATCGAAGCTGAGCGCCGCCCGGCGGCAGACTATCCCCATTCAGACTTTCCTGAAGCCTTGTCCTGGCTGATCGATCAAGAGCGCCGTGCCGCGTTTGAAGAGACGAGCAATCACTTCGAGAGCAGCTACCACCTGACGCTTGCGTTCCTGCCACCCGAAGAATCCCGCACCCGTGCGGCGGGGATGCTCTACGAAAACCGTCCTTCCGACGGCGTGAACTGGCGCGAGCGCCTGGCCGCGTTCATAGCGGAAACGGATCGTGTCTTTGATTTGCTCGATGGCGTCATGCCGGAAATTTCGTGGCTGGACGACGCCCAGACGCTCACATACCTGCATTCCACCATCTCGACACGGCGTTACCGCATTGGCGTGCCGGAGGTGCCGTTCCATCTGGATGCGCTGCTGACCGATTCCGCATTGGTCGGAGGGCTGACGCCGACGTTGGGCGATACCCATTTGCGTGTGGTGTCGGTGCGCGGTTTTCCGACCTCCACCTGGCCGGGAATTTTGGATGACCTGAACCGACTTGGCTTTGCTTATCGTTGGAGCACGCGCTTTCTGTGCATGGACAAAGCTGAGGCGGAAAAGGAACTGCGCCGCCTGCGTCGTCAATGGTTCGCCAAACGCAAGAATGTCGTGGCGCTGCTGCGGGAAACGATTTTCCAGCAGGAGTCGCCGCTGGTCGATACCGATGCCAGCAACAAGGCCGCCGATGCGGATGCCGCCTTGCAGGAGTTGGGAAGCGATCAGGTCGCCTTCGGCTATGTGACCACTACCGTAACAGTGTTGGATGCCGATCCCGCCGTGGCCGATGAAAAACTGCGTATGGTTGAGCGCGTCATCCAGGGCCGGGGCTTTGTGACCATCCCCGAGACACTGAACGCGGTGGATGCCTGGCTGTCGTCCATCCCCGGCAACGCCTATGCCAATGTACGGCAGCCTATTGTGTCTACATTGAACCTGGCGCACATGATGCCGGTGTCGGCGGTGTGGGCCGGGCCGCAGAAGAATGATCACCTGGATGGCCCGCCACTGATTGTCACGCGTACCGAGGGCGCGACGCCATTTCGGCTGGTGACGCATATCGGTGACGTAGGCCACACCCTGGTCGCGGGACCGACCGGTATGGGCAAGTCAGTGTTGCTGGCCGTCTTGGTTCAGCAGTTTCGCCGCTATCACGGCTCACGCATCTTTGCCTTCGATATGGGCCGCTCAATGCGCGCTACCATCCTGGGCTTGGGCGGGGAGCACTACGACCTGGGTGCCGATGGCGGCATCGCTTTCCAGCCGTTGGCCCGCATTAACCGCGAAGGCTACCGCACCTGGGCAGCGGAGTGGATCGAAGGTCGCTTGCAGCATGAAGGCATGGCCGTCAGCCCTGACGACAAGGCTGCCATCTGGTCGGCGCTGGGAAGTCTCGCGGGTGCGCCGGTGGAACAGCGCACACTGACGGGCTTTTCCGTGCTGCTGCAATCGAACACGTTGCGTCAAGCGCTTGCGCCCTATGTACTGGGCGGTGCGCATGGCAAGCTGCTAGACGCCGACCATGACCGTCTGGGCATGGCCGATGTGCAGGGCTTCGAAATGGAAGAGCTGATGCACAGTCCCGCCGCCGTGCAGGCGGTGCTGCGCTATCTCTTCGCCCGCTTCGATGAGCGTTTCGATGGCGCGCCCACGCTCTTGATTCTGGATGAGGCATGGTTGTTTCTGGATGAACCGTCCTTTGCCGCTCGCATCCGGCAGTGGTTGAAGACCCTGCGAAAGAAGAATGTGTCGGTGATTTTTGCCACGCAATCGCTGGCTGACATCAAGGATTCGAGCATTGCTTCGGCCATCATCGAAAGCTGCGCGAGCCGCATTTTCCTGCCCAACCCGCAGGCGACTGAACCGCAGATTCGCACGATCTACGAAGGTTTCGGGCTGAACAGCCGACAGATCGAGATTGTCGCGACTGCCCAGCCCAAGCGCGATTACTACTACCAATCCCGCCTGGGGAATCGCCTGTTCGACCTTGATCTCGGGCCCGCGACGCTTGCCTTTGCAGGGGCTTCGACCCCGCAAGATCAGCGCGACATCGACCGCATTCTGCTGGAAGCCGGCGTATCCGGCTTCACGGGTGCCTGGCTGCGCCATCGTGGCCTGGATTGGGCCGCTGACCTGTTGCCTAATTTCTCCGGCTTTGTGCCCTCAGTCACTGCCGTTTCTTCTCATCTACAGGAGACCCTGCCATGA
- a CDS encoding entry exclusion lipoprotein TrbK, with protein sequence MKPTLPFVLVLALTACGQPETPEQTDILTVKELASNPGRLKELRQQCQTDRDTLDDVLCKRVADATRKRFYGDGKVPYTPSETPPAF encoded by the coding sequence GTGAAACCTACCCTGCCATTCGTGCTGGTTCTGGCGTTGACGGCCTGCGGACAGCCTGAAACACCCGAACAGACAGACATTCTCACCGTTAAGGAACTGGCCTCCAATCCCGGTCGCTTGAAGGAGCTACGTCAACAATGTCAAACGGATCGGGACACGCTTGACGACGTGTTGTGCAAGCGGGTTGCCGACGCCACACGAAAGCGGTTCTATGGCGACGGTAAAGTGCCCTACACGCCGTCGGAGACGCCCCCGGCATTTTAA
- the trbB gene encoding P-type conjugative transfer ATPase TrbB has product MSAVHKSSAAVALDRRIQMLRTAMGPVIAAALDDPDVVEIMLNPDRSLWVDRLSSGRAPLGLELSEADGERIIRLVAAHVGAEVHRGQPLLSAELPETGERFEGILSPAAPGPAFALRKRAVGVIPLTRYVADGMMSAVQSGFLVRAVHARQNILIAGGTSTGKTTLANALLAEIAATGDRVLVLEDTVELQCAANDHVPLRTRMGVVTMQELVRATMRLRPDRVVVGEVRGGEALDLIKVWGTGHPGGIATIHAGSAVGALLRLEQLIQEVAVNPPRALIAEAVNVVIYIAGRGRKRRIENIARVVGFDGVGYQLADALESEFAEPSPSFPASALHGDLS; this is encoded by the coding sequence ATGAGCGCCGTGCACAAGTCTTCTGCCGCCGTCGCCCTGGATCGCCGCATCCAGATGCTGCGTACCGCCATGGGGCCAGTGATCGCCGCCGCACTGGACGACCCCGACGTGGTGGAGATCATGTTGAACCCAGACCGCTCGCTATGGGTGGATCGTCTCTCCAGCGGGCGGGCGCCGCTGGGCCTGGAGCTGTCCGAAGCGGATGGGGAGCGCATCATCCGCCTGGTGGCGGCACACGTCGGCGCGGAAGTGCATCGCGGCCAGCCGCTACTGAGCGCGGAACTGCCCGAAACCGGCGAACGCTTCGAAGGCATCTTGTCGCCCGCCGCGCCCGGCCCGGCCTTTGCGCTGCGCAAGCGGGCGGTGGGCGTGATTCCGCTGACACGCTACGTAGCAGACGGCATGATGAGCGCCGTCCAGTCAGGCTTTTTGGTGCGAGCGGTACACGCGCGGCAGAACATCCTCATTGCTGGGGGCACTAGCACGGGCAAGACCACGCTCGCTAATGCTTTGCTGGCTGAAATCGCCGCCACGGGCGACCGCGTGCTGGTGCTCGAAGACACGGTGGAGCTGCAATGTGCCGCGAACGACCATGTACCGCTGCGCACCCGTATGGGGGTCGTGACAATGCAGGAGCTGGTGCGCGCCACGATGCGCCTGCGCCCTGACCGTGTGGTGGTCGGTGAAGTGCGCGGCGGCGAAGCGCTGGATCTCATCAAGGTCTGGGGCACGGGCCACCCGGGCGGTATTGCCACCATCCACGCCGGCTCCGCGGTGGGTGCGCTGCTGCGTCTGGAACAACTGATTCAGGAAGTGGCGGTGAACCCGCCGCGTGCATTGATTGCCGAGGCGGTCAATGTTGTGATCTACATCGCCGGTCGCGGCCGCAAGCGCCGCATCGAAAACATTGCCCGTGTCGTCGGCTTTGATGGCGTGGGTTACCAACTGGCCGATGCGTTGGAGTCGGAATTTGCTGAGCCATCGCCTTCCTTCCCAGCCTCTGCTCTGCATGGAGACTTGTCATGA